In one Sphingomonas sp. S1-29 genomic region, the following are encoded:
- the nadC gene encoding carboxylating nicotinate-nucleotide diphosphorylase: protein MTDGFAIAGFDLDGFVAATLAEDLGPGGDVTSAAVIPAEARFAGVMDSRDAIVVAGLPIAAAFFRALDPDATVELLVDEGQSVVAGTQLMRVHGNARALLTAERSALNTVQHLSGIATMTRAYVDAIGTGGATLLDTRKTIPGLRLLEKYATRMGGATNHRMGLWDAAMIKDNHVAVAGSVEAAVERAVAAGIERIIVEVDRIDQIEPALAAGATHLLLDNMAPPMLREAVALVAGRVPTEASGGVTLDTIGAIGATGVDFVSVGRLTQSAPAADIGLDFALD from the coding sequence GTGACTGACGGCTTCGCGATTGCGGGCTTCGACCTCGATGGCTTCGTCGCCGCGACGCTGGCGGAGGATCTGGGGCCGGGGGGCGACGTCACGTCGGCGGCGGTGATCCCGGCTGAGGCGCGCTTTGCGGGGGTGATGGACAGCCGCGACGCGATCGTCGTCGCGGGGCTGCCGATCGCGGCGGCGTTTTTCCGTGCGCTAGATCCCGATGCGACGGTCGAGCTGCTGGTGGACGAAGGCCAATCGGTTGTGGCGGGCACCCAATTGATGCGCGTCCACGGCAACGCCCGCGCGTTGCTGACCGCCGAGCGATCGGCGCTCAACACCGTCCAGCATCTGTCGGGAATCGCGACGATGACGCGCGCCTATGTCGATGCGATCGGCACGGGGGGGGCGACCTTGCTCGACACGCGCAAGACGATCCCCGGGCTTCGGCTGCTCGAGAAATATGCCACGCGGATGGGTGGCGCGACCAACCACCGCATGGGGCTGTGGGACGCGGCGATGATCAAGGACAACCACGTCGCGGTCGCCGGATCGGTCGAGGCGGCGGTCGAGCGCGCGGTGGCGGCGGGGATCGAGCGGATCATCGTCGAGGTCGACCGGATCGACCAGATCGAACCCGCGCTGGCGGCAGGCGCGACGCATCTGCTGCTCGACAACATGGCGCCACCCATGCTGCGCGAGGCCGTCGCGCTGGTGGCGGGGCGGGTGCCGACCGAGGCGTCGGGCGGGGTGACGCTCGACACGATCGGCGCGATCGGCGCCACCGGGGTTGATTTCGTCAGCGTCGGGCGGTTGACCCAATCGGCACCCGCTGCCGATATCGGGCTCGATTTCGCGCTCGATTGA
- the nadA gene encoding quinolinate synthase NadA — translation MDARNGIGGTLGGVDLLAEIDRLRKERNAVILAHYYQKPEIQDLADFVGDSFDLSRKAADTDADVIAFCGVRFMAETAKVLSPQKTVILPDMDAGCSLEDSCPPDQFAAFRAQHPDHIALTYINCSVEVKALSDVIVTSSSAEKILSQIPKEQKIIFGPDKHLGGYINRKLGRDMLLWPGVCIVHEAFSETELLKLKAQHPDAPVAAHPECPPHVIDHADYVGSTSGILAFAESFTGDTLIVATEPHIIHQMEKAVPHKRFIGAPGADGNCNCNICPYMALNTVEKLHVALRDLTPRIEIPEEMRLKAKVSLDRMLDMASGTVGLGDLGPFRVSGD, via the coding sequence ATGGACGCACGCAATGGCATCGGCGGCACGCTTGGCGGGGTCGATCTGCTCGCTGAGATCGATCGGCTGCGCAAGGAGCGCAACGCGGTCATCCTCGCGCATTATTACCAGAAGCCCGAAATCCAGGACTTGGCCGATTTCGTCGGCGACAGTTTCGACCTCAGCCGCAAGGCCGCCGACACCGATGCCGATGTGATCGCCTTTTGCGGCGTGCGCTTCATGGCCGAGACCGCCAAGGTGCTCAGCCCGCAAAAGACCGTGATCCTGCCCGACATGGACGCCGGTTGCAGCCTGGAAGACAGCTGCCCGCCCGATCAGTTCGCGGCGTTCCGCGCGCAGCATCCCGATCACATCGCGCTGACCTACATCAACTGCTCGGTCGAGGTGAAGGCGCTGTCCGACGTCATCGTCACCTCGTCGTCGGCCGAAAAGATCCTCAGCCAGATCCCCAAGGAGCAGAAGATCATCTTCGGCCCCGACAAGCACCTGGGCGGCTATATCAACCGCAAGCTGGGACGCGACATGCTGTTGTGGCCGGGCGTGTGCATTGTCCATGAGGCGTTCAGCGAGACCGAGCTGCTCAAGCTCAAGGCGCAGCACCCCGACGCCCCGGTCGCGGCGCATCCCGAATGCCCGCCGCATGTGATCGACCATGCCGATTATGTCGGGTCGACCAGCGGCATCCTCGCCTTTGCCGAGAGCTTCACCGGCGACACGCTGATCGTCGCGACCGAACCGCACATCATCCACCAGATGGAAAAGGCGGTGCCGCACAAGCGCTTCATCGGCGCGCCGGGGGCCGACGGGAACTGCAACTGCAACATCTGCCCCTATATGGCGCTCAACACCGTCGAGAAGCTGCACGTCGCGCTGCGCGACCTGACGCCGCGGATCGAAATCCCCGAGGAGATGCGGCTCAAGGCCAAGGTGTCGCTCGACCGGATGCTCGACATGGCGAGCGGCACGGTGGGGCTGGGCGATCTGGGGCCGTTCCGGGTGTCGGGTGACTGA
- a CDS encoding DUF4230 domain-containing protein, with translation MTLTSNLEMQGGDVRMRKSGFGLYLFISFCLLLAAGTYLGTVYISKIDAIEDNSRVEDDGKSVTTIVAVKLASTSELIVSRLTGKIRITSSADRLWGWMRSSMTASMPLSVAYTVPLAKVRGSDFEWDAERRLLLIDVPDIVVGDPNIDETKITIENEEGVIVTRSQSNEMRQKISIAAQKRAGDEARSADRMNNVRDRARVELERLFSAPVKSAGYLDVTVKVRFPSDPEFDGERWDVSKSVEEVLANRR, from the coding sequence ATGACACTCACCTCAAACCTTGAAATGCAAGGCGGGGATGTAAGAATGCGAAAGTCGGGTTTCGGTCTCTATCTATTTATTAGTTTTTGTTTGCTGTTGGCAGCAGGAACATACCTTGGAACAGTTTATATATCCAAGATAGATGCCATCGAAGATAATAGCCGGGTCGAGGATGACGGCAAAAGCGTGACAACAATTGTTGCCGTAAAGTTAGCAAGCACGTCCGAGCTGATTGTAAGTAGATTAACCGGTAAAATCCGTATTACAAGCAGCGCTGATCGCCTATGGGGATGGATGAGGTCGTCAATGACGGCTAGCATGCCATTAAGTGTTGCGTATACGGTGCCTTTGGCAAAAGTGCGCGGTAGTGACTTTGAGTGGGACGCTGAGCGTAGGCTTTTATTGATTGATGTTCCCGATATTGTCGTCGGCGATCCTAATATCGACGAGACGAAAATCACGATTGAAAACGAAGAGGGCGTAATCGTAACTCGATCGCAATCGAATGAAATGAGGCAGAAGATTTCGATTGCTGCACAGAAGAGAGCTGGAGATGAAGCGCGAAGCGCAGATCGAATGAACAATGTTCGCGATCGTGCGCGAGTGGAGCTGGAGCGCTTGTTCTCTGCTCCGGTAAAATCTGCTGGGTACTTGGACGTCACGGTCAAGGTTCGCTTTCCGTCTGACCCTGAATTCGATGGCGAGCGCTGGGACGTGTCGAAGTCGGTCGAAGAGGTGTTGGCGAACCGGCGGTGA
- a CDS encoding MBL fold metallo-hydrolase: MTEAPTGVAVTLDPLVARVLAPNPSPFTHTGTQTHLVGSDTLAVIDPGPDDPRHLAALLAAIDGRRVAAIVVTHTHRDHSPLSRALKAATGAPIVGCAPLAMEDLGPRADAAFDFDYAPDRVLADGEAIVGGGWTLEAVATPGHTSNHLAFALPETGALFSGDHVMGWSTTIVSPPDGDMAAYMASLDKLMQREDRIYYPGHGEAIENPRRLVRGLLGHRKQREGQILRLLNAGTGEVPAMVERMYAGIDRRMWPAAERSVLAHLIDLGQRGLAIEEGDWWKPVLYDTHLKP, from the coding sequence ATGACCGAAGCACCGACCGGCGTGGCCGTCACGCTCGACCCGCTGGTGGCGCGGGTGCTGGCGCCCAATCCCTCCCCCTTCACGCATACCGGCACCCAGACGCATCTGGTGGGCAGCGACACGCTCGCGGTGATCGATCCCGGCCCCGACGATCCGCGCCACCTTGCCGCGCTGCTCGCCGCGATCGACGGGCGCCGCGTCGCCGCGATCGTCGTCACCCACACGCATCGCGACCACAGCCCGCTTTCGCGCGCGCTCAAGGCGGCGACCGGCGCGCCGATCGTCGGCTGCGCGCCGCTGGCGATGGAGGATCTGGGGCCGCGCGCCGACGCCGCGTTCGATTTCGATTACGCCCCCGATCGCGTGCTCGCCGATGGCGAGGCGATCGTGGGCGGGGGCTGGACGCTCGAGGCGGTCGCGACCCCCGGCCATACCTCGAACCATCTCGCCTTCGCGCTGCCGGAAACCGGGGCGCTGTTCAGCGGCGATCATGTGATGGGCTGGTCGACCACGATCGTCTCGCCCCCCGATGGCGACATGGCGGCGTATATGGCGAGCCTCGACAAATTGATGCAGCGCGAAGACCGGATCTATTATCCCGGCCACGGCGAGGCGATCGAGAATCCGCGCCGGCTGGTGCGCGGGTTGCTCGGGCATCGCAAGCAGCGCGAGGGGCAGATATTGCGGCTGCTGAACGCGGGCACCGGCGAGGTGCCCGCGATGGTCGAGCGGATGTATGCCGGGATCGACCGCCGGATGTGGCCCGCCGCCGAACGATCGGTGCTGGCGCATCTGATCGATCTGGGCCAGCGCGGATTGGCGATCGAGGAGGGCGACTGGTGGAAACCGGTCTTATATGACACTCACCTCAAACCTTGA
- a CDS encoding M56 family metallopeptidase translates to MTGWIIETLVATTLLMALVLLLRERVRRAFGPGMAYALWALPVLRMLLPPMPDELRPLDIAPIGAATEPGTVMMMVPVAEIPALPQGWGMSDVPVAVMLCWAIGAALFVGYHVFSHSRFCARLRGSARRTVSIVGGRVDMIESDAASGPLAFGIWRKAVAFPADFEERYDELERDLALAHELGHHARGDLLANWVALAMLGFHWFNPIAWRAYRAFRADQEMACDAMVLSDRHPALRHAYGRAIVKSAHGGAVSAACHLHSVNEIKGRLRMLTKHSKPSRGKRIIGAAGIGALTLAGLAVTASGTAAADELRAKVESRIGMPLDEIVLPIPPEMPEMPEIPGTPETPETSEVPTMFEQVADFAEPPMQAADMPAPPPPPPVPDFPAVPEAPAMPVPAAPPAPPLPPFPSEGEGTYVYRYSHDGKTTELRRKWAKRGGGDVDVTEIRRVRCGKGTGNVTNRVEGRKRITTICIDRIERQAQQAELAAEKAKRSAVFAKANALASLTNARRTVAAQEGLSEAQRREALVGIDLALAELRTPD, encoded by the coding sequence ATGACCGGCTGGATCATCGAAACGCTGGTAGCAACCACGCTGTTAATGGCGCTGGTGCTGCTGCTGCGCGAACGCGTGCGGCGCGCGTTCGGGCCGGGCATGGCCTATGCGCTCTGGGCGCTCCCGGTGCTGCGGATGCTGTTGCCGCCGATGCCCGACGAGTTGCGTCCGCTCGACATCGCGCCGATCGGCGCCGCGACCGAACCCGGCACGGTGATGATGATGGTGCCGGTCGCCGAGATCCCCGCGCTGCCGCAAGGGTGGGGGATGAGCGACGTTCCGGTCGCGGTGATGCTGTGCTGGGCGATCGGCGCGGCGCTGTTCGTCGGCTATCACGTCTTCAGCCATTCGCGCTTCTGTGCGCGGCTGCGCGGCAGCGCGCGGCGGACGGTTTCGATCGTCGGCGGGCGGGTCGACATGATCGAGAGCGACGCCGCGAGCGGCCCGCTGGCGTTCGGCATCTGGCGCAAGGCGGTCGCATTTCCGGCCGATTTCGAGGAGCGCTATGACGAGCTCGAGCGTGACCTGGCGCTGGCGCACGAGCTTGGCCACCATGCGCGCGGCGACCTGCTCGCCAACTGGGTCGCGCTGGCGATGCTGGGGTTCCACTGGTTCAACCCGATCGCCTGGCGTGCCTATCGCGCCTTCCGCGCCGACCAGGAAATGGCGTGCGACGCGATGGTGCTGAGCGACCGGCATCCCGCGCTGCGCCACGCTTATGGCCGCGCGATCGTCAAATCGGCGCATGGCGGCGCGGTTTCGGCTGCCTGCCATCTGCACAGCGTCAACGAGATCAAGGGGAGACTGCGGATGTTGACCAAGCACAGCAAGCCTTCGCGTGGGAAGCGGATCATCGGCGCGGCAGGGATCGGCGCGCTGACACTGGCGGGGCTGGCGGTAACCGCCTCGGGCACCGCCGCCGCCGACGAATTGCGCGCCAAGGTAGAAAGCCGGATCGGGATGCCGCTCGACGAGATCGTGCTGCCGATCCCACCCGAAATGCCCGAAATGCCCGAAATCCCCGGAACGCCGGAGACCCCGGAGACCTCGGAGGTGCCGACAATGTTCGAGCAGGTCGCTGACTTCGCCGAGCCGCCGATGCAGGCTGCCGACATGCCCGCGCCGCCACCGCCGCCGCCGGTGCCGGACTTCCCTGCGGTGCCCGAAGCCCCCGCGATGCCCGTCCCGGCCGCGCCCCCCGCACCGCCGTTGCCGCCGTTCCCTTCGGAGGGGGAGGGGACCTATGTCTATCGCTACTCGCATGACGGCAAGACCACCGAACTGCGCCGCAAATGGGCCAAGCGCGGCGGCGGCGATGTCGATGTGACCGAAATCCGGCGCGTTCGTTGCGGCAAGGGGACGGGCAATGTCACCAACCGCGTCGAGGGGCGCAAGCGGATCACCACGATCTGCATCGACCGGATCGAACGCCAGGCCCAGCAGGCCGAGCTTGCCGCCGAAAAGGCGAAGCGCTCGGCGGTATTTGCCAAGGCTAACGCGCTGGCGAGCCTGACCAACGCGCGGCGGACCGTGGCGGCGCAGGAGGGGCTATCCGAAGCGCAGCGGCGCGAGGCGCTGGTGGGGATCGACTTGGCGTTGGCCGAGCTGCGGACGCCCGACTGA
- a CDS encoding BlaI/MecI/CopY family transcriptional regulator, with amino-acid sequence MVERISDAEHAVMEVLWDESPLSAQEVVERIPADRDWSANTVKTLLGRLLGKQVIAHEEDGRRYLYRPVVARESYVAGESQRMIDRLFGGRLSPLVAHLAERDALTGDDIAEIEALLKELKQ; translated from the coding sequence ATGGTCGAGCGTATCAGTGATGCCGAACATGCGGTGATGGAGGTGCTGTGGGATGAAAGTCCGCTCAGCGCCCAGGAAGTCGTCGAACGTATCCCCGCCGATCGCGACTGGAGCGCGAACACCGTCAAGACGCTGCTCGGGCGGCTGCTGGGCAAGCAGGTGATCGCGCATGAGGAAGATGGGCGGCGCTATCTGTACCGCCCCGTCGTCGCGCGCGAATCCTACGTCGCGGGCGAATCGCAGCGGATGATCGACCGGCTGTTCGGCGGCCGGCTCAGCCCGCTGGTGGCGCACCTGGCCGAGCGCGACGCGCTGACCGGCGACGACATCGCCGAGATCGAGGCTTTGCTCAAGGAGTTGAAGCAATGA
- the grxD gene encoding Grx4 family monothiol glutaredoxin produces MTDDIHARLQGLVDANDVVLFMKGSPLFPQCGFSSRAIAILGHLNVAYESVDVLQDQGVRQGIKAFSDWPTIPQLYVKGEFVGGSDIMMEMFESGELQQLMEEKGVAQAA; encoded by the coding sequence ATGACCGACGACATCCACGCTCGCCTGCAAGGCCTGGTCGACGCCAACGACGTCGTGCTGTTCATGAAAGGCAGCCCGCTATTCCCGCAATGCGGTTTCTCGAGCCGCGCGATCGCGATCCTGGGCCACCTCAACGTCGCCTATGAAAGCGTCGACGTGCTGCAGGACCAGGGCGTGCGCCAGGGCATCAAGGCGTTCAGCGACTGGCCGACGATCCCGCAGCTCTACGTCAAGGGCGAGTTTGTCGGCGGTTCGGACATCATGATGGAGATGTTCGAAAGCGGCGAGCTGCAGCAGCTGATGGAAGAAAAGGGCGTCGCGCAAGCCGCGTGA
- a CDS encoding BolA/IbaG family iron-sulfur metabolism protein, with the protein MPMAADDIETLIRTAIPDAQITITDLAGDGDHYAAHVVAESFRGLPRVRQHQAVYAALGGRMGGVLHALQLTTAVPKE; encoded by the coding sequence ATGCCGATGGCCGCCGACGATATCGAAACGCTGATCCGCACCGCGATCCCCGATGCGCAGATCACGATCACCGACCTGGCCGGCGACGGCGATCACTACGCCGCGCATGTCGTGGCCGAAAGCTTTCGCGGCCTCCCGCGCGTGCGCCAGCACCAGGCGGTCTATGCAGCACTTGGCGGTCGGATGGGCGGGGTGCTCCACGCACTTCAGCTGACCACCGCAGTTCCCAAGGAGTAA
- a CDS encoding DUF1476 domain-containing protein: MTTFDDRERAFEAKFARDGEMEFRISARRNRLLGQWAAGHMKLTPEETDAYAKAVVQADFEEAGDDDVVRKVLGDLTAAGVEVDEAMVREALAAQTIEARRQMMEVR; encoded by the coding sequence ATGACGACCTTCGACGATCGCGAACGGGCATTCGAAGCGAAGTTCGCGCGCGACGGTGAGATGGAGTTCCGCATCTCGGCGCGGCGCAACCGGCTGCTCGGCCAATGGGCCGCGGGCCACATGAAGCTGACGCCCGAAGAGACCGACGCCTATGCCAAGGCGGTGGTCCAGGCCGATTTCGAGGAAGCCGGCGACGACGACGTCGTCCGCAAGGTGCTGGGCGACCTGACCGCCGCGGGCGTCGAGGTCGACGAGGCGATGGTCCGCGAGGCGCTCGCCGCGCAGACGATCGAGGCACGCCGCCAGATGATGGAAGTGCGCTGA
- a CDS encoding NADPH:quinone oxidoreductase family protein — MRALLSRAPGGPETLELAELPDPVAGRGQVIVAVKACSINFPDVLIIEDKYQFKPQRPFAPGSEIAGVIDSVGDGVEGWAVGDRVIAMTGHGGLSEKVAVDAARLYRLPEGRSFEEGAALLLTYGTTIHALLDRGHLKAGQTLLVLGAAGGVGLAAVELGKAFGARVIAAVSSQEKAAAAAQAGADETLVYERAPFDKAQSKALADQFKALLGPDGADVIYDPVGGDYAEPALRSIGWEGRYLVVGFPAGIPRLPLNLTLLKSCDVCGVFWGAFAARDPQANAAHVERLFELWANGAIAPRVTRTFAFEDGGQAIAAMAARQAIGKLVVRVG, encoded by the coding sequence ATGCGGGCATTGCTATCGAGGGCGCCGGGCGGACCTGAAACTCTGGAATTGGCCGAGCTGCCCGATCCGGTCGCTGGCCGCGGGCAGGTGATCGTCGCGGTGAAGGCGTGTTCGATCAACTTTCCCGACGTGCTGATCATCGAGGATAAATATCAGTTCAAGCCGCAGCGCCCGTTTGCGCCGGGCAGCGAGATCGCCGGGGTGATCGACAGCGTTGGTGACGGCGTCGAGGGCTGGGCGGTCGGCGACCGGGTGATCGCGATGACCGGCCATGGGGGCCTCAGCGAAAAGGTCGCGGTCGATGCGGCGCGGCTGTACCGCCTACCCGAAGGGCGAAGCTTCGAAGAAGGCGCGGCGCTGCTGCTGACCTATGGCACGACGATCCACGCGCTGCTCGATCGCGGGCATCTGAAGGCGGGGCAGACGTTGCTGGTGCTCGGTGCGGCGGGCGGCGTCGGGCTGGCGGCGGTCGAGCTCGGCAAGGCGTTCGGCGCGCGGGTGATCGCGGCGGTATCGTCGCAAGAAAAGGCCGCTGCGGCAGCGCAGGCGGGGGCCGACGAGACGCTGGTGTACGAGCGGGCGCCGTTCGACAAGGCGCAGTCGAAGGCGCTCGCCGATCAGTTCAAGGCGCTGCTCGGCCCCGATGGCGCCGACGTGATCTATGACCCGGTCGGCGGTGATTATGCCGAACCGGCGCTCCGCTCGATCGGTTGGGAAGGGCGCTATCTGGTGGTCGGCTTCCCTGCGGGTATCCCCAGGCTGCCGCTCAACCTGACCCTGCTCAAAAGCTGCGACGTCTGCGGCGTGTTCTGGGGCGCTTTCGCCGCGCGCGATCCGCAGGCCAACGCCGCGCATGTCGAACGGCTGTTCGAGCTATGGGCCAATGGCGCGATCGCTCCCCGCGTGACGCGCACCTTCGCGTTCGAGGATGGCGGCCAGGCGATCGCGGCGATGGCAGCGCGTCAGGCGATCGGCAAACTGGTGGTGCGGGTGGGCTAG
- the leuD gene encoding 3-isopropylmalate dehydratase small subunit — MQPVIRIDGQAYPYGVKNVDTDIIIPAHWLKTTSREGLGKGAFETVRAVPGNVFDDPAYAGSPLLIAGDNFGCGSSREHAAWALADMGVRAVIAPSYSDIFSGNAIKNGIVPVVLAQDAIDRLLDVARDGQPITVDLETMTVTTSFQDRFGFELDPFRRQCLMEGLDEIGITLARDTAISNYEAQALKSRPWIAGESRNAGIAIEGAGRT; from the coding sequence ATGCAACCCGTGATCCGCATCGACGGCCAGGCCTATCCTTATGGTGTAAAGAATGTCGACACCGACATCATCATCCCCGCGCATTGGCTGAAGACCACCAGCCGCGAGGGGCTGGGCAAAGGGGCGTTCGAAACGGTGCGCGCGGTGCCGGGCAACGTGTTCGACGATCCTGCTTATGCCGGCAGCCCGCTGCTGATCGCCGGCGACAATTTCGGCTGCGGCTCCAGCCGCGAACACGCTGCCTGGGCATTGGCCGACATGGGGGTGCGCGCGGTGATCGCGCCGAGCTATTCGGACATCTTCTCGGGCAACGCGATCAAGAACGGGATCGTCCCCGTCGTGCTGGCGCAGGACGCGATCGACCGGCTGCTCGATGTCGCGCGTGATGGCCAGCCGATCACCGTCGATCTCGAGACGATGACGGTGACGACCAGCTTCCAGGATCGCTTCGGCTTCGAACTCGACCCGTTTCGCCGCCAATGCCTGATGGAAGGGCTGGACGAGATCGGCATCACGCTGGCAAGAGATACCGCGATTTCGAATTACGAGGCGCAGGCACTCAAGTCGCGCCCGTGGATCGCGGGAGAGAGCCGAAATGCGGGCATTGCTATCGAGGGCGCCGGGCGGACCTGA
- a CDS encoding N-acyl homoserine lactonase family protein — MIRRLALSAALLAAPASQAAAPQAAPAIAVTLAAFECGRLVHDDLGRFNDTFRFAGERREAIAGCFLIRHPKGVLLWDTGISREMAAGSKGRLTFVAPIAQRLRAAGLTPTQVTHVGISHYHADHSGSAKDFPKAELLIGERDWAAVQGFKPDDAQRLALAPWVSGGGKVVPVKGDRDVFGDGSVMMLQMPGHTPGHSALLVRLPGAGPVLISGDQYHFRENREVRGVPTFNTDRADTLASHDRFEGIAKQLKARVIIQHDPRDMAGLPAFPKVLN, encoded by the coding sequence GTGATCCGTCGTCTTGCCTTGTCGGCCGCGCTGTTGGCCGCCCCCGCGTCGCAGGCCGCCGCGCCGCAAGCCGCGCCGGCGATTGCGGTCACGCTTGCCGCGTTCGAATGCGGGCGGCTGGTGCATGACGATCTGGGGCGCTTCAACGACACCTTCCGCTTCGCGGGCGAACGGCGTGAGGCGATCGCCGGCTGCTTTCTGATCCGCCATCCCAAGGGGGTGCTGCTATGGGATACCGGGATTTCGCGCGAAATGGCGGCGGGATCGAAGGGGCGGCTGACCTTCGTCGCGCCGATCGCGCAGCGATTGCGGGCGGCGGGGCTCACGCCGACGCAGGTAACGCATGTCGGGATCAGCCATTATCATGCCGACCATAGCGGCAGCGCGAAGGACTTCCCCAAGGCCGAACTGCTGATCGGCGAGCGCGACTGGGCGGCGGTCCAGGGGTTCAAGCCCGACGATGCGCAGCGGCTGGCGCTCGCGCCCTGGGTGAGCGGCGGCGGCAAGGTGGTGCCGGTGAAGGGCGATCGCGACGTCTTTGGCGACGGCAGCGTGATGATGCTGCAGATGCCAGGGCACACGCCGGGGCACAGCGCGCTGCTGGTGCGGCTCCCCGGCGCTGGCCCGGTGCTGATCAGCGGCGACCAATATCATTTCCGCGAAAACCGCGAAGTGCGCGGGGTGCCGACCTTCAACACCGATCGCGCCGACACGCTGGCATCGCACGATCGTTTCGAGGGGATCGCCAAGCAGCTGAAGGCGCGCGTCATCATCCAGCATGATCCGCGCGACATGGCGGGCCTGCCCGCGTTTCCCAAGGTGCTGAACTGA
- the leuC gene encoding 3-isopropylmalate dehydratase large subunit, translating to MASPLTMYEKIWADHVVERRDDGTCLIYIDRHLVHEVTSPQAFSGLRAAGRAVRRPELTLAVPDHNLPTTARVDAEGNRLAIADPASAEQLAALERNVAEFGITYIDAIEARQGIVHVVGPEQGFTLPGTTLVCGDSHTSAHGALGALAFGIGTSEVEHVLATQTLLLQQARTMEVRVDGTLGFGVSAKDAILAIIGKIGAAGGTGHVIEYTGEVIRGLSIEGRLTISNMSIEGGARAGLIAPDETTFAYLKGRPMAPQGEDWERAVAYWRTLPSDAGAVFDKTVLLHADDIAPSLTWGTSPEDVVPITGVVPAPESFADPSKQAAARKSLDYMGLTPGMRMQDVAVEHIFIGSCTNSRIEDLRAAAAVVRGRTIAGGIKQALVVPGSGLVKRQAEAEGLDRIFVEAGFEWREPGCSMCLAMNPDKVPPGERCASTSNRNFVGRQGPGARTHLVSPAMAAAAAVTGRLADVRELIGRAD from the coding sequence ATGGCCAGTCCGCTAACCATGTATGAAAAGATCTGGGCCGATCATGTCGTCGAACGGCGCGATGACGGCACCTGCCTGATCTATATCGACCGTCACCTCGTCCACGAAGTCACCAGTCCGCAGGCGTTTTCGGGGCTTCGCGCCGCTGGCCGCGCGGTGCGCCGGCCCGAGCTGACTCTGGCGGTGCCCGACCATAACCTTCCGACCACCGCGCGGGTCGATGCCGAAGGCAACCGCCTGGCGATCGCCGACCCGGCCAGCGCCGAACAGCTCGCCGCGCTGGAGCGCAACGTCGCCGAATTCGGCATCACCTATATCGACGCGATCGAGGCGCGGCAGGGGATCGTCCATGTCGTGGGGCCGGAGCAGGGCTTTACGCTTCCGGGTACGACCTTGGTGTGCGGCGACAGCCATACGTCGGCGCATGGCGCGCTGGGGGCGCTGGCGTTCGGGATCGGCACCAGCGAAGTCGAGCATGTGCTCGCGACGCAGACCTTGCTGTTGCAACAGGCCAGGACGATGGAAGTCCGCGTCGACGGCACGCTGGGCTTCGGCGTGTCGGCCAAGGACGCCATCCTGGCGATCATCGGCAAGATCGGCGCGGCTGGCGGCACCGGCCATGTCATCGAATATACCGGCGAAGTCATTCGCGGGCTTTCGATCGAGGGGCGGCTGACGATCAGCAACATGTCGATCGAGGGCGGCGCGCGCGCCGGGCTGATCGCGCCCGACGAGACGACCTTCGCCTATCTGAAGGGGCGGCCGATGGCGCCGCAGGGTGAGGATTGGGAGCGCGCGGTCGCCTATTGGCGGACGCTGCCGAGCGATGCCGGCGCGGTATTCGACAAGACCGTGCTGCTGCATGCCGACGACATCGCGCCGTCGCTCACCTGGGGCACCAGCCCCGAGGATGTCGTGCCGATCACCGGCGTGGTGCCCGCGCCCGAAAGCTTCGCCGATCCGTCGAAACAGGCGGCGGCGCGCAAGTCGCTCGACTATATGGGGCTGACGCCGGGGATGCGGATGCAGGACGTCGCGGTCGAGCATATCTTCATCGGCAGCTGCACCAACAGCCGGATCGAGGATCTGCGTGCCGCCGCCGCCGTCGTGCGCGGGCGCACGATCGCGGGCGGGATCAAGCAGGCGCTGGTCGTCCCCGGATCGGGGCTGGTGAAGCGCCAGGCCGAGGCTGAGGGGCTCGACCGCATCTTCGTCGAGGCGGGCTTTGAATGGCGCGAGCCGGGCTGTTCGATGTGCCTGGCGATGAACCCCGACAAAGTTCCGCCAGGCGAACGCTGCGCTTCCACTTCGAACCGCAATTTTGTAGGACGGCAGGGACCGGGCGCGCGCACGCATCTGGTTTCGCCGGCGATGGCGGCTGCCGCGGCGGTAACGGGGCGGCTGGCCGATGTCAGGGAGTTGATCGGGCGCGCGGACTGA